In Pantoea agglomerans, the genomic stretch GATCTGCTGAAAAACTTCAAGCGCGCGCTGGATGCGAAGGGCATTGGTATCCCTTATCCGCAGATGGATGTTCATCTGCATCGCGTTATGCAGCCTGAAGCTGAGGCACAGGCACAGGCGCAGTAACGCTGGCGGGCGGCGTTCGCGCCGCCTGTATTACCCTCTCTAATGCCCGATTAAATTTTTGCATTTCCGCTAATAATCCCGCTTCTCTATACTGCCTGCATCTCACCGATGTAAGGAAAATCCCGTGTTATCCATATACTTACAAGGGCTCGCTCTTGGGGCTTCGCTTATTCTGCCGCTGGGGCCGCAAAATGCCTTCGTGATGAATCAGGGCGTTAAGCGTCAGTATCATCTGATGACGGCATCGCTCTGTACGCTGAGCGATATCGCCCTGATCTGCGGCGGTATTTTTGGCGGCAGCGCGCTGCTGCATCAGTCCCCGCTGCTGCTGATGCTGATTACCTGGGCTGGCGTCGCGTTTTTGCTGTGGTACGGCTGGAACGCGCTGCGCAGCGCTTTTCGCGGCGATATCGATGTGGCGAGCAGTCAGGCGCTCAGGCAGAGCCGCTGGCGGATTATCGCCACCCTGCTGGCGGTCACCTGGCTCAATCCCCATGTCTACATCGATACCTTTGTGGTGCTGGGCAGTCTGGGCGGCCAGCTCCCCACGCCGACGGCGCGCCGCTGGTTTGCGCTGGGCACCATTAGCGCATCGGTAATCTGGTTTTTTGGGCTGGCGCTGATGGCTGCCTGGCTGTCGCCTCGCCTGCGCACCGTCAGAGCGCAGCGGATTATCAATTTAGTTGTGGGTGGCGTGATGTGGATCATTGCCAGCCAGCTGGCGCTGCAGGGCCTGGCGCCGCTTATGAATTGAATCGTCCTAAATCGACAGAACAAGATAAGTAAAGCAGGAACTTTTTCGGTATAATATGCTCTTAGCAGTGCATACTATTTTGTTCAAGCCTGCGTCTTCTATGCCGCAGCAAAACAGAGATCTCAAGGAGGACTTTCGTGAAACTGAAAGCACTGGCGCTGGCCGCCATGACAGGCGCGTTAGCGCTGCCCTTAAGCGCACTGGCTGACGAATTGCCGAACGGCCCGCATGTCGTGACGTCCGGTCAGGCGACCGTTGATGCGCGCCCCGATATCGCCACGCTCTCTATTGTGGTCAACGTCTCCTCTAAAGACGCGGCGGACGCGAAAAAACAGGCCGACGACCGCGTGGCGCAATATTTCGATTTCCTGCAGAAAAACGGCATTGAGAAGAAAGATATCGATGCCGCTAACCTCAGCACGCAGCCGGAATATGACTACACCAAAGAGGGCAAGTCGGTGCTGAAAGGCTACCGCGCGGTGCGTCAGGTTCAGGTGACGCTGCGTCAGCTGGATAAGCTGAACGAGCTGCTGGACGGCGCGCTGAAAAGCGGCCTGAACGAGATCCGCTCGGTCGAGCTGGGCGTCACCAATCCTGAAAGCTATAAGGCGCAGGCGCGCAAGGCGGCGATTGATAACGCAACGCAGCAGGCTGCGGCGCTGGCCGAGGGCTTTAACGCGAAGCTCGGCCCGGTGTACAGCATTCGCTACCACGTAGCCAACTATCAGCCGATGCCGATGGCGCGCATGTATAAGGCGGCCGCGCCGGCTGCGGATACCTCAGCGCAGCAGACCTACGAGCAGCAGAGCATTCACTTTGACGATCAGGTGGATGTCGTCTTCGATATCAAACCGAATACGGCTGGCACGCAGCAGTAACAGAGAAGGGGCGCTAAGCGCCCCTTTTTTATTGCGATTATGCCGACGCGGGCAAGCTAACCCGAGCCAACGGCATCTTTGCCGGCTCCGCCCGCGCAAACAGGCCGCTCATCTCTGCACCCTGCTAAAGGCGCATACGAATTCAGGCCGCTAAATCATCCTGACGCAGCACGCGGTGGCCGTGTGAAATCAGCGCGTCGGTAACGCGGCGCATCAGGCGGCTCTCCGGCGCGAAGCGGTGCCAGTAGAGCATGCGGCGCTGGCAGAGACCCGGCGTTAAATCGAGCAGCTCGCCGCTTGCCAGCTCGCGCTCAATCTGCAGATGCGGGATCATACAGCAGGTCGATCCCTGGCGCGCCAGCTGCACAAAGGCTTCTGACGAGTTAACGATATGGCAGGGTACGCTGCCGGGCGACAGGTCGAAATTCTGCTGCAAAAAGGCCTGATGCATATCATCAAGGTGGTCAAAAGCAACCGCTGGTGCCTTCAGCAGCGCCGAGCGGGTCACGCCGTTCGGGAAGTAGCGTGCGGCGAACTCTGGCGAGGCGACGAACAGATAGTCGAGGGCGCCAAGCTGATCCACCAGGCAGCTCGGCAGCGGCTGCGGCTGAATACTGACCGCGCCCACGACTTCGCCGCGGCGCAGCCGCTCCTGGGTGCGGGTTTCATCTTCGACCTGCAAATTAAGGCGCACCGGCGAGTCCGCCAGCACATCTTTCAGGGCGGGCAGCAGCCAGGTCGCCAGACTGTCGGCGTTGACCGCCAGCGACAGCAGCAGCGGCGTGGTGCCGCCGTTCTCGTCGCTTAGCCACTCCTCTTCCAGCAGTTCCACCTGATGCAGCAGCGCCAGCAGCTTCTGTCCCTGCTCGGTCGGGCGCGGCGGCACGGTGCGCACCAGCAACGGCTGGCCGAACAGGTTTTCCAGCTGTTTGATACGCTGCGAGACGGCCGACTGCGTTATGCATAACTTCTGTGCGGCGCGCTCGAAGCCGCGTTCGCGAATCACTGCGTCCAGCGCCTGAAGCGTTCGATAATCGGGGCGTTTCATTGTTGTTCTCTCTCCTTCAGGGTGGACGATACTATGCCACAAAAAATTCATCTGACGCGCGTCAAAGGCGCTTTCCCTGCGCCGCGCGTCGCCTTTTTTGCGGGCTGGCTTCCAAAGCGATCACGCCAGCGGAAACAGCCGCGCACATTCGGCGAGGGTTGCTTTATACTACGCGCACTTCGTTGTCGCACAGGTTTTAAACATATCATGACCCAGGATGAACTGAAAAAAGCCGTAGGCTGGGCCGCACTGAAATATGTGCAGCCGGGTACTGTCGTCGGCGTCGGCACCGGTTCCACCGCCGCACACTTTATCGACGCGCTCGCCACCATGAAACAGCAGATTGAAGGCGCCGTCTCCAGCTCAGAAGCCTCAACGCTGAAGCTAAAGGCGCTCGGCATTCCGGTCTTCGATCTCAATGAGATTGACGATCTGGCGATCTACGTGGATGGCGCAGATGAGATCAACCCGCAGATGCAGATGATCAAAGGCGGCGGGGCGGCCCTGACGCGTGAGAAGATCGTCGCGGCCGTGGCGCGCAAGTTCATCTGCATCGCCGACGCCTCGAAAGAGGTGGACGTGCTGGGGCGTTTCCCGCTGCCGGTCGAGGTGATCCCGATGGCGCGCGCCTTTGTCGCCCGCGAGCTGGTTAAGCTCGGCGGCCTGCCGGAGTATCGCCAGCATGTTGTCACCGACAACGGCAATATCATTCTCGACGTGCATAACCTGACGATTCTCGATCCCGTCGAGCTGGAAAAAACCATCAACGCGCTGCCCGGTGTGGTCACCGTTGGGCTGTTTGCCACGCGCGGTGCCGATATTGCGCTGATCGGCACGCCGGATGGCGTAAAAACCATCGAAAAATGATCTGTCCGGCGCGCTAAACGCGCCGGTTATTTCCCTGCGCAAAACATCTTTTCTTCTGCTGCCTAAATTCGGTGACTTATGTCACATAACCGTCATCCGCAGCAGGTTCGTTCTTTGTTCGTGGTTCAGCTCCCGATTTTGTGCGGCAATGTGCTGGGCTCGGGCTTCCCCGTGCTGGCCGTCAGGCAATCGGTTGTATTGCCGCAGGCGTAAATTTTGATATTTTGACAGAAGGCGCGCTTATGGCGGCCATTGTTGAAATCACAATAGGGTCGGGGAAATGGCAAAGGTATCACTGGAAAAAGACAAGATTAAGTTCCTGCTGGTGGAAGGCGTCCACCAGAGCGCGCTGGAGAATCTGCGCGCAGCGGGTTACACCAACATCGAATTCCATAAAGGCGCACTGGATGACGAAGCGCTGAAAGCCTCCATTCGGGATGCGCACTTTATCGGCATCCGCTCCCGCACCCAGCTGACGGAAGAGATTTTCGCCGCGGCGGAAAAGCTGGTCGCCGTAGGCTGCTTCTGCATCGGCACCAATCAGGTCGATCTCAACGCTGCGGCGACGCGCGGCATTCCGGTATTCAACGCGCCATTCTCCAATACCCGCTCGGTCGCTGAACTGGTTATCGGCGAAATGCTGCTGATGCTGCGCGGCATTCCCGAGGCGAACGCCAAAGCACACCGCGGCATCTGGAACAAAAACGCCGTTGGCTCTTTTGAAGCGCGCGGCAAAAAGCTCGGCATTATCGGCTACGGTCATATCGGCATGCAGCTTGGCGTGCTGGCTGAAAGCCTCGGCATGCACGTCTTTTTCTACGATATTGAAAACAAACTGCCGCTGGGCAACGCCACGCAGGTGCGTCACCTTGCCGATCTGCTGAATATGAGCGACGTGGTGAGCCTGCACGTGCCGGAAACGCCTTCGACACAGGATATGATCGGCGCGCAGGAGCTGGCGCAGATGAAGAAGGGCGCGCTGTTGATCAACGCCTCGCGCGGCACCGTGGTCGATATTCCGGCGCTGTGCGACGCCCTGGCGAGCAAACATCTGGCCGGTGCCGCCATCGACGTCTTCCCGCTGGAGCCGGCAACCAACAGCGAACCTTTCAATTCGCCGCTGTGCGAGTTCGACAACGTGATCCTGACGCCGCATATCGGCGGATCTACCCAGGAAGCGCAG encodes the following:
- the rpiA gene encoding ribose-5-phosphate isomerase RpiA — translated: MTQDELKKAVGWAALKYVQPGTVVGVGTGSTAAHFIDALATMKQQIEGAVSSSEASTLKLKALGIPVFDLNEIDDLAIYVDGADEINPQMQMIKGGGAALTREKIVAAVARKFICIADASKEVDVLGRFPLPVEVIPMARAFVARELVKLGGLPEYRQHVVTDNGNIILDVHNLTILDPVELEKTINALPGVVTVGLFATRGADIALIGTPDGVKTIEK
- the serA gene encoding phosphoglycerate dehydrogenase gives rise to the protein MAKVSLEKDKIKFLLVEGVHQSALENLRAAGYTNIEFHKGALDDEALKASIRDAHFIGIRSRTQLTEEIFAAAEKLVAVGCFCIGTNQVDLNAAATRGIPVFNAPFSNTRSVAELVIGEMLLMLRGIPEANAKAHRGIWNKNAVGSFEARGKKLGIIGYGHIGMQLGVLAESLGMHVFFYDIENKLPLGNATQVRHLADLLNMSDVVSLHVPETPSTQDMIGAQELAQMKKGALLINASRGTVVDIPALCDALASKHLAGAAIDVFPLEPATNSEPFNSPLCEFDNVILTPHIGGSTQEAQENIGIEVAGKLAKYSDNGSTLSAVNFPEVSLPMHGASASRLLHIHENRPGVLTAINQIFAEQGINIAAQFLQTSPMMGYVVIDIDASQDLADKALQLMKAIPGTIRARLLY
- a CDS encoding LysR family transcriptional regulator ArgP, with product MKRPDYRTLQALDAVIRERGFERAAQKLCITQSAVSQRIKQLENLFGQPLLVRTVPPRPTEQGQKLLALLHQVELLEEEWLSDENGGTTPLLLSLAVNADSLATWLLPALKDVLADSPVRLNLQVEDETRTQERLRRGEVVGAVSIQPQPLPSCLVDQLGALDYLFVASPEFAARYFPNGVTRSALLKAPAVAFDHLDDMHQAFLQQNFDLSPGSVPCHIVNSSEAFVQLARQGSTCCMIPHLQIERELASGELLDLTPGLCQRRMLYWHRFAPESRLMRRVTDALISHGHRVLRQDDLAA
- a CDS encoding oxidative stress defense protein; the encoded protein is MKLKALALAAMTGALALPLSALADELPNGPHVVTSGQATVDARPDIATLSIVVNVSSKDAADAKKQADDRVAQYFDFLQKNGIEKKDIDAANLSTQPEYDYTKEGKSVLKGYRAVRQVQVTLRQLDKLNELLDGALKSGLNEIRSVELGVTNPESYKAQARKAAIDNATQQAAALAEGFNAKLGPVYSIRYHVANYQPMPMARMYKAAAPAADTSAQQTYEQQSIHFDDQVDVVFDIKPNTAGTQQ
- the argO gene encoding arginine exporter ArgO codes for the protein MLSIYLQGLALGASLILPLGPQNAFVMNQGVKRQYHLMTASLCTLSDIALICGGIFGGSALLHQSPLLLMLITWAGVAFLLWYGWNALRSAFRGDIDVASSQALRQSRWRIIATLLAVTWLNPHVYIDTFVVLGSLGGQLPTPTARRWFALGTISASVIWFFGLALMAAWLSPRLRTVRAQRIINLVVGGVMWIIASQLALQGLAPLMN